The following proteins are co-located in the Phragmites australis chromosome 10, lpPhrAust1.1, whole genome shotgun sequence genome:
- the LOC133883529 gene encoding two-on-two hemoglobin-3-like — protein sequence MQSLQDKASEWSGVAAGDAFAIDDVNVFEALGGTPQPFVDLSTNFYTRVYEDEEAWFREIFAGSRKEDAIRNQYEFLIQRMGGPPLFSERRGHPALIGRHRSFPVTHQAAERWLHHMQQALDTTASIDAETKTKMMNFFRHTAYFLVAGNEMTRQVQGVTCKHATSKPAEK from the exons ATGCAGTCGCTGCAGGACAAGGCGTCGGAGTGGAGCGGCGTGGCGGCCGGCGACGCCTTCGCCATCGACGACGTCAACGTCTTCGAGGCGCTCGGCGGCACCCCGCAGCCCTTCGTCGACCTCTCCACCAACTTCTACACCAG GGTttacgaggacgaggaggcgtgGTTCCGGGAGATATTCGCggggtcgaggaaggaggacgcCATCCGGAACCAGTATGAGTTCCTCATCCAGCGCATGGGCGGCCCCCCGCTCTTCTCCGAGAGGAGAG GACATCCTGCCCTTATAGGACGTCATCGATCATTCCCCGTTACTCACCAAGCTGCAGAGAGATGGTTACACCACATGCAGCAAGCGTTGGATACTACTGCAAGCATAGATGCAgagacaaaaacaaaaatgatgaACTTTTTTAG GCACACTGCGTACTTCCTCGTTGCTGGCAATGAGATGACAAGGCAAGTCCAGGGAGTAACCTGCAAACATGCAACTAGTAAGCCAGCTGAGAAATGA
- the LOC133883214 gene encoding UDP-glycosyltransferase 89A2-like: MAVVTATNGATEANHAANGATAPNHAANGATGNGAPESGRDHVVIFPFMAKGHMLPLFHFATALSVHHRNLRVTLVTTPGNVAFARSRLPASVDLVVFPFPSLPPLPVGVESTDAVPCPSLHLTFLSATALLREPFADFLASLPSPPLALVSDFFLGFTHRVASDAGVRRIVFNGMSCFSSAICKALSASPPAGVEPGALFHVPGMPEHVVVTAEEVPYGVAKRANPDNPVTRFFVDEIGDSDVRSWGVLVNSFAALDKDYVPPLESFYQPGARAWLVGPLFLAAGDGEEERDPEGCLSWLDERAARPGSVVYVSFGTQAHVTDAQLDELARGLVQSGHPFLWAVRSDTWSPPVDVGPNGLIVRGWVPQRSVLAHKSVGGFMSHCGWNSVMESLAAGKPVLAWPMIAEQHLNARHVANIVGSGVRIGGEATTDVVGRAEVEEKVRKLMDAESEAGQRMRVRAASAQQAAMSAVSVGGTSSVALQKLVEELQRTYDGVVGKGTKCT; this comes from the coding sequence ATGGCCGTCGTCACCGCTACCAACGGCGCCACCGAAGCCAACCATGCAGCGAACGGCGCCACCGCACCTAACCATGCTGCGAACGGCGCCACCGGCAACGGCGCGCCAGAGTCAGGCCGCGACCACGTCGTCATCTTCCCGTTCATGGCGAAAGGCCACATGCTCCCGCTGTTCCACTTCGCCACGGCCCTCTCGGTGCACCACAGGAACCTCCGCGTGACCCTCGTCACCACCCCGGGCAACGTGGCCTTCGCCCGCAGCCGCCTACCCGCGTCGGTGGACCTCGTCGTTTTCCCGTTCCCGTCGCTCCCACCGCTGCCAGTGGGCGTCGAGTCCACCGACGCCGTCCCGTGCCCGTCCCTGCACCTGACGTTCTTGAGCGCCACGGCGCTCCTGCGGGAGCCCTTCGCCGACTTCCTGGCGTCGCTCCCGTCCCCGCCGCTCGCGCTCGTCTCCGACTTCTTCCTCGGGTTCACGCACCGCGTCGCGAGCGACGCCGGCGTCCGCCGCATCGTTTTCAACGGCATGTCCTGCTTCTCCTCGGCGATCTGCAAGGCGCTCAGCGCGAGCCCGCCGGCCGGCGTCGAGCCCGGCGCCCTGTTCCACGTGCCCGGTATGCCGGAACACGTGGTGGTCACGGCTGAGGAGGTCCCGTACGGGGTGGCGAAGAGGGCCAACCCCGACAACCCGGTGACACGGTTCTTCGTGGACGAAATCGGCGACTCGGACGTGCGCAGCTGGGGCGTCCTTGTCAACAGCTTCGCCGCGCTGGACAAGGACTACGTGCCTCCCTTGGAGTCGTTTTACCAGCCGGGAGCCCGCGCCTGGCTCGTGGGCCCGCTGTTCCTCGCCGCCGgtgacggcgaggaggagcgaGACCCCGAGGGATGTCTCTCGTGGCTCGACGAGAGGGCGGCGCGGCCGGGGTCCGTGGTCTACGTTTCGTTCGGCACGCAGGCCCACGTCACGGACGCGCAGCTCGACGAGCTCGCGCGCGGACTGGTGCAGTCCGGCCACCCCTTCCTCTGGGCCGTCCGGTCTGACACATGGTCACCGCCAGTGGACGTGGGGCCTAACGGCCTGATCGTCCGTGGATGGGTCCCGCAGAGAAGTGTTCTGGCCCACAAGTCAGTGGGAGGGTTCATGAGCCACTGTGGGTGGAACTCCGTGATGGAGAGCCTCGCCGCGGGGAAGCCTGTGCTAGCGTGGCCGATGATAGCTGAGCAACATCTGAACGCAAGGCACGTCGCGAACATCGTCGGCTCCGGCGTCAGGATTGGCGGGGAGGCTACCACGGATGTCGTCGGGAGGGCCGAGGTGGAGGAGAAGGTCCGGAAGCTAATGGACGCTGAAAGCGAGGCTGGGCAGAGAATGCGGGTAAGGGCTGCCTCGGCGCAGCAAGCAGCTATGTCAGCCGTCAGCGTCGGAGGAACTTCATCCGTGGCGTTGCAGAAGCTAGTGGAGGAGCTACAGAGGACCTACGATGGTGTCGTAGGGAAAGGTACAAAATGCACctga